The nucleotide window GCTCGGTGGGGAAATGACCGCGGGCATTGACCGCTCGCCGGAGTCGGGCGTTGATCGACTCGATCGCATTCGTCGTGCAGATCACGGTGCGGATTTCGCGGTCGAACTGCAGGAATGGGACGAACTCTGCCCAAGCGTTGGTCCACAGCCGGATGATCGCCGGGTAACGCTTCTCCCACTTGGAGCTGAAGTCGGCGAACCGGTCCAGCGCTTCGGCCTCGGAGGCGGCGGTATACACCGGTTTCAGGTCCTTGGCGACCGACCCCCAGTCCTTCTTCGAGGCGTATTTGAACGAGTTCCGCAGCAGATGCACGATGCAGGTCTGCACGATCGTCTTGTCCCACACCGCCGACACCGCGTCAGGGAGTCCGGTCAGCCCGTCGCAGACCAGCATGCACACATCGTTGGTGCCACGATTCTTGATCTCGGTCAGCACTCGCAGCCAGTACTTGGCACCTTCCCCGTCGCCGTGCTCACCGGCCCACAGGCCGAGCACGTCACGCTCACCGTCGGCGGTGACACCCAGGGCCAGGTAGATCGGCCGGTTGCAGACCTCACCCTCCCGGATCTTGACCTGGATCGCGTCGATGAACAGCACCGCATACACCGGGTCCAACGGACGAGACTGCCAGGCGGCCAGCCCCTCCATCACCCGGTCGGTGATCGTCGAGATCGTCTGTTTCGACACCTCCGCCCCATACACCTCGGCGAGGTGCGCCGAAATCTCCCCGGTCGTGAGTCCCTTCGCCGACAGCGAGATCACTAGGTCCTCCACCCCAGACAGTCGCCGCTGCCGCTTCGCCACGATCGTCGGCTCGAAACTGCCGTCCCGGTCCCGCGGCACCGAAACATCAACCGGCCCGGCTTCGGTCAACAGCGTCTTGGCCCGGTAGCCGTTGCGGGAGTTACCGCCGTCCCGGCCGACCGGATCATGCTTGGCATACCCCAGGTGATCATCCATCTCACCCTCCAGGGCGCCCTCGACGATCATCTTCGTCAGCCGGCCCAGCAAGCCGCCCTGACCGGTCAGCTGCAACCCGTTGGCCCGGGCCCGATCGGTCAGCTCGCGCACCAGCTGCTGATCGCTGGCCGACAGCTCCTGCCCGTCAGCAGCAGCCACATCCCTACTCGTCACGTCAGTCACAGGTGTCTCCTTCGTCTCAGGAGTTACACCGTTAAAATTACAGTCCCTCGTTGACTCATCGGAAGGTGCCCGCTTGGTTCGGGGCATTTTGCGTTTGCTGAGGTAGACGTGGTTGGTCTTGGCTCGGCGTTGGACCTGGCCTCGGCGTCGGGCCAGTTCGAGCAGGTTGGCCTGGAGGTCGGTGATCTGATATTTCAGCTGCTCGATGTCGGTGTCGTGGTGCAGGGTCTGCAACCGGTCAAGGTCGTGGGGGTCGACCATGTCGCCGAACCGGGTGAGGAGTCGATCCATCGGGGTGGCGGCGGTGTCGTGGCGTTTGGTGACGGTGGCGCCGTGGCGGGTTTTGGAGATCAGGCGTTGCTGGGGCAGGAACAGGTTGACCTGGAGTGAGACCAGCGGCCAGACCTGGTTCAGCAGGTCGAGCTCGCGCGGGCTGTCGTAGCGGTAGTAGCCCACGTTGCGGCGGACCACCGACCAGTTCTTCTGCTCGACGTGGGCTTGATCGTTGGAGTGTGAGGCGCGGCCGCGGGAGAAGTTGATCTTGCGGGTGGTGCACCATTTCAGCAGGTGGTGGTTGATGAACTCCGAACCGTTGTCGGAGTGGATTCCACTGACGTGGAAGGGAAAACGCAGCCAGAGCTGTTCCAGCCCGGCGGCCACGATCCGCTCGCCCTTGGACCTGACGGTGATCGTTTCGGTCCAGCCGGTGGCCACATCGGTGGCATCGAGGCTGTAGTGGAAGTGGCCGTTGGCGTCGCCGCCGTCGTGGCCGACCAGGTCGATCTGGATGATGCCGGGGATCGACTCGTTCCACTCGTGCCAGGTTTTCATCGGGATCGACGATTTCAGCAACGATCCGGGCCGGGTGTGGGAGATGCCCTTGCCTGCGACCAGACCGATCCGGGCCGGTGCCAGCCGGCGGTCGATGGTGGCCGGTGACATCTGCCGGACCTGGGCGATCACCGTGGGGTCGATGCCGTCGAGGTGGCCGTGCCGGGCCAGGTTGTTCAACACGTCGGCCAGGGCCGGTTTCAACCGTTTGCCGCTCGGCCCGTCCAGCACGGCCCAACAGCGTTGCAGCAGATCGACCGCGGCCTGGTCGTAGGTCAGCACCGGCTCACGCTGCTTACGCGGAGGCGGGCCACCGTGGGCACGGTGGGCCAACGCGATCCGGATCGCCTTGCGGGCATGATCACGATGCCAGCCCGTCACCTGGCAGACCGCATCCAAGATCGCCGACTTCTCCGCCTTCGTCGCCTTCGGCCACTTGTCCAACTGGGCTTGAGTGATCGCCTTCCGCGCCGCCATCGAGAGCTCCATCCAACGAGAGGTCCCACGCGGGCAACTTGAGATGAGTCAACGACACGACCTACGCGGGCATTTTCGATGAGTCAACGCGCCGATTTGAAGTGATCCGCCCCGATGGGCTACCGTTGCGCTTCGGCGCAGCACCTCGGGGCGGTCCTCCAACCTGACCAGCGTCACCCACGCGGGCCTATAGCTCAGTCGGTTAGAGCGTTGCCCTGATAAGGCAAAGGTCACTGGTTCAAGTCCAGTTAGGCCCACCCCGCTGACTAGGTGAAACACCCCACATCTCGCCCGTCGGGCCGGCGTCTCGAGCCACCGAGTATCCAGCATCGAATTCACGGCAGGCCCGACTCGACCGAGCTGGTGGCCGATTTGACCTAGGCTCTGGCGATTTGGTCGAGCTGGTGCAGCCCGGAGGCCCCGAACCAGCTGCATTGGCTCGGCGAAACCGGCAGAACCTCGGAGGAAACATCGCCGGCTCAGGGGACGAAACCGCCGAGCAGGCCGGCCAGCGACGGACCGGCCAGCCCGTTGGGATCGATCTTGTCGGCGGTCTCCGGGATGACCGAGGTATCGGTTGACCCCATAAACCGTGGTGCAAAGGCGTACACGTCACCGACGAGTACGGCGGTCGACTGCCCGACCACCGACCGGCCGGGAAAGCCGATCGGGTGAATGCCGCAAACCGGTCCGCGGCCACCGCCTGCAGCGCCTCGATCGCGGCCTTGCGATCGAGGAACGCACCCCGGACGAATGGCGGGTTCGACGCCGCGAAGTCGGGCAGCCGGGGCATGCTGATCAGCACCTTCAGCCGGGGGTTGGTCCCAGTCGGGTAGCCAGCAGCCCGACCAGATCGACCAGGTGCCGCTGGCAGGCCCTGGCGCGCTGCAGCTCGTGGTGGCTAGCGGTGGTGGCGTGGGCCCTGGTGGTCGTGTTCCGGCTCCTCGACCCAGGCGTTTGGGGCATCTTCGGGCTGCCCGTCCCAGCGGTAAAGGCGAGCGGCTGAGGGTTCGCCGCTGCCGTCCGTGGTGAGATTGTGAATCTCGTCGACGACGCGGCGGACGCGGGTGCCGGCCTGGTTCCTGATCATGCGCACCGTGATCAAATAAGGCACCGTCGCCGCGACTGCAGCGGGGACGCCGTTGGCGGCCAATACCTCGAAGACTTGATCGACGGTGTCGGCGTGCAGGCTGGACGCCAGCGAGTAGCCGCGGGTCAGCAGGTCGAAAATCCGAGGTACGTCGGGACCGGCGAGGTAGCCGGGTCGGCCGTGGTGCCCGATCTCGGCAACCAGCAGATATCCGGGTTCTTCGGCTGCTGCCAGGGTTTGTCGTTCTTCTTCGGTCCCGAAGAACTCATCCCGGGGCACGCTGTCCGGCACTTCAGCAAGGATTGCTTGGACCAGGGTGGTCTTGCCTGCGCCCTGCGGGAGGGCGTGAACCAGGAACGACTGTCGGGTTTTGGCAATGCTGCGGAGAATGTCCGCGCCGGAGGATGTGATCGACTGGCTGGTGATCATGTCGTCAAGATTCAAGGCAAGTCCTCGGAGTCGGGGATGCGGACCATTCAGCGATCTCAGCAGATCTTGTGTTTCTGCCAGCGCAGTTCCTCGTCGTGGTCGACCAGCCTCAGGTCGCGGTCCCTCCAGTAGTACTGCAGACTCTCATCGGTCCAGCCCTGGTACACCTCGTCCCAACTCAGGATGTTGCAGTGCGGGCTGATCGACCCGTACGTGATCGGCTCGTCGTCGCGTTGGTAGCGCAGGTCCAGCGACAGGCGTACCTGCTCACCGGGGAGATTCGGCTGACTGCGATGCACCGTCAGGCTTGTGAACGTCAGCACGTCGCCGGCCCGGAAGTCGGCAACGCCCCAGTTGTAGCCGGAGTTGCAGATGTACGCCTCGAGCTCACCAGCACCCTTGGCCGCGTGATAGGTCAGCAGACCGTCGGCGTGCGAGCCGACCAGTACCGTCAGGCCGCCCAGCTCCACCGGGCAGTCGCCCAGCGGGAACCACGCGGTCCACACGTGCTTCGTGCCCTGGATGTGGATGAAGTCCTGATGCGCCGGTGTCGGCGCCGTCTCGGTTCCGGGCACCATCACCCGGGCGATCGACAGCGGTTGCCGCAGCACGTTTCCGCCCAGGAGACCGTCGTACAGCCCGAGCAGTGCCGGGTCGTGGCCGATGGCGTGGAAGTCCTGGATCCGATAGACGTCCTGGTACGCATCCAGCGGCACGCCGGTGCCGCAGAACGCCGCGGCGGTCGGATCGACCCGGTCGAACGCATCGACGTCGGCGATGCCGTCCATCACCTCCGTGCCGGGCTCGAGCCAGCCGTGATCGGCGACGACCTGCATGATCTGTCGCCGCACATTGAGGACCTTGTCGCGGTCCAGCAGGCCGCGGAAGAAGAGGTAGCCGTCACGTTCCGCACGGTCGAGCAGAGCGTGCGGACTTCCCAACAGGGGCTTGGAATCCGTCAACTCGACGGAGGGAAGTTGAGTGCTGTCTGCAACCGCGGTCATCGCGCTGCCTTCCTGATGGATGTCGGCTCCCGGTTGGTCTTGACGACAACTCTCGCACTGCTGACCCAGACCCGGCCACCGTCACCGGTAAGCGGGTCGATCGCACGAACGACGTACGCCCGTTCCCGTGACCTTTGCCGGCATCCATTGACGCGGACCACCGCGGCACGCCATTGTTCTGGGTGATCCATCGATGAACAAAGGAGTTCAGATGAGTAACCCGATCTCTCGGCGTACGGTCTTGGCCGGCTCGGCGGCGGCAGCGGCGGTCGTGTCGCTGCCCGCTCTCCCTGCGTACGCACACGGCCGACCGTCGACCGCGGTGACCTTCACCCTCAACGCCGAAGTCCTTGACGGCGGCGAACAGGTCACTTCCATCACCCTCGACACGTCTCGGCTGGGTCCGATCGACGCCCGTGATATCAGCACCGACGCCTTCAGCGTGCATGCGACGGCGACGTTGCCAAAGCCGCTCGACGAGGCGGGGCAGGTCAGCTACGACGTCGACCGGACGATCACCGGCGTCGAAGTTGATCACCGTGGGCGGATCGTTCTTCGTCTCGACTACGGGGAGGGGAAGGTCGGGGGCAGTACGCTGGCGTACCTTGTTGATCAAGCCCGCAACGTGGTTGCTGATCTTGACTACACGATCGTGCAGCGCACGCCGATCGGCGCTCGCGGGCATCGACAGATCATGATCAACAAGTTCGAGCAGGGTCGGCTGTCGGATCCGGAGGTGGATGCGTTCAGCTATCACGTCTCCGACTCGGGCATGAACTATCGGCTCTACTCGCCGCGCGGCGGCAGCCACTACCATCGCAGGTCGCGGCGGCCGTTGATCATCTGGCTGCACGGCGCCGGCGAGGGCGGGATGGCCGACGGGGACTACTACGACAATGAGACGCTGTTGCGGGCCAACCGGGGCGCGCTCGGCTTTGCCACCGACGAGGCGCAGCGGATCTTCGGCGGCGCCTATGTCGTCGCGCCGCAATGTCCGCGGGCGTGGATGGACGACGGGCCGCGGTTCGCGCCGCTGATCCAGGAGATCATCGACGAGGTCAGCCGGCGGCATCCGATCGACCATGATCAAGTTCAGGTCGTCGGCTGCAGCAACGGCGGTTACATGACGATGAAGATGACCACGGTCTACCCGGACGAGTTCGCTGCTGCGGTGCCGATCTGTGGCGTCGTGCAATCGCTCACCCCGGGCGGGCCGCGGTTGATCACCGACGCCGAGCTCGGGGCGATCAGCACGCCGACCTGGCTGGTGGCTTCGAAGGACGACCCGGTGGTCGATCCGGTTGCCAACACCGAGCATGCCCACGACCTCATTCCGCACTCGCTGATGTCGCTCTACGACCACGTGATCTGGAACGGGTATCAGTTCCTCGGTCACTTCTCCTGGATCTACGTTGCCCGCAACGATCCCAGGCAACACGGGATGCACATCTGGCAGTGGATGGCGCGTCAGCGGCGCTGAGCGCAAGCCGAAGCCGCACGACGCTAGACGACCTCGAAGTTGTCCATCATCGCCATGTCCTCGTGTTCGAGGTTGTGGCAGTGGAAGACGTACTTGCCGTAGCCGTAGAATTTGACCACCACGTTCCACAGGCTCATCCCGTCGCGTTCGGCGCCGCCGCGTTTGAACTCGAACTCGCGGGTCACCGTTGCCTGTTGCGCGGTCAACGGCTCGAAATCCGTAAGCCTGCTGGGGATTCTGCTGTCGTCGGTCGCCTTCTTGGCGACCACGAACTGCATGATCTTGGCGGTCGCGCCCCTGCCGAGTTTGTTCACCAAGGTGATCTTGGTGCACCGCGTACTGGGAGAAGTCGATGATCACGTCGAATCGTTCGGCCTGTGCGATCTGGATCTGACCTTGTCGCCGCGGTGCGCCGAGCAGGCCGGAATCGCTGCCCACCCGGATGAACGACGTGCCGCTCGCCGGCGGCGGGTCCAAGGCGAGTTTGTAGCGTCGTGCGTTGGAGGCGTTGAGGATCCGGAACCGATACCGTACGGCGTCGACCTCCAGCTGCGGCCACGGCGCCCCGTTGACCAGGATGCAGTCGCCGAGCACACCGCTGACGTAGTCCGACGTCACGCCGGGCGCTTGCTGTAGCTCTGATCAACCGCCGGATAATGCAGCGAACCGTCCTCGGCGAACGAACGGTCCATGATCATCAACGGGATGTCGCGGTCGCCGTGCGGCAGTTCGAGTTGATCTTCCTCGTCGTCGTGTACGAGATGAAAGCCGGCCAACCCGCGATCGACGGCCGGACCGGTGAAGTCCATCCGATGATCGTGGTACCACAGCGTCGCGGCCGGCTGATCCAGCGGATAGGTGTAGGTCTTGGTGCCCTTGCTGATCGTGCCGGCGTGCGGATCCATCGTCGTGCCCTGCCAGCGGCCGACCGGCATGACCAGGTCGGTGGGGTAGCCGTCGTCCTGATGCGGGGTACGACCACCGTGCAGATGGACCACGCTGGGCACCGGCAGTTCGTTGCGATGCTCGACCACCGTCCGACGGCCGCGCCGGGACACGATCGTCGACCCGGGGAAGATGCCGTTGTAGCCCCAGATCTCCGTCTTCAGGTCGGGCAGGATCTCGGCCTTCGCCACCTGCTGGGTGATCTGGTAGTGGTCGGTGTTGCCGTGTCGAATCGGCTTCAGCACCGGCGGGATCGGCAGCAAGACGCTGAACGGTGCCGGAAGCTTCGCGGTGCTCTTCAGCACCGCGCCGGCGCTGGACTCGGTTTCGGTGTTCGCGCCGCCCTCGGAGCAGCCGGCGGCAAAAGGGCAGCGTGATTGCCGCCAGCCCTGAGGTTCGAAGGATGTCTCTGCGGGTGATTCTCCCGCCCGAGATCAGGCTCGGACCGGGCTCCCGCGCACCCACGGCGCTCCCGCGTATGTTCGTACTTGCGCGGCAGCGCCGACGGTGCGCGGGAACGATGCCTGGACAGGGCGGACGGCGCCCGCGCGACAAGGTTCCCGACCACGGAAGGGGCGCGACATGGCGGTGGTCGAGGCGTTGCCGGCGGAGTTGGTGTGCGAGCTGGAGAGGGCGGCGTACAACTATCCCGAGGTCGGGGCGACCCGTGGTGATCAGTTTCCGGGCGGCTACCGGGCGTTGCACGAGAGCGTCACGATCCGCGGCGGACGGAAGACCTTCGAGCGGCTGGCCGGTCGGCTGATGACCTGGCGGATCCACCTGGATGCCGGGCTTCGGCTGCAGGTCAGCAATCCGCGGCCGATCGAGTCGGCGGTGGTGATCGCTACTCTGCGGCTCGGGCCTTTTCCGGTACGTACGCGCTGCCGGGTGGTGTACGTGATCAAGGAAACCAATCGGGTCGGCTTCGCCTACGGCACCCTGCCCGGCCATCCCGAACGCGGCGAGGAGCAGTTCCTGGTCGAGCTGTTGGATGATGATCAGGTTCGCTTCGGACTGACCGCGTTCTCCCGCAACGCAAGTGTGCTCGCCCTGCTCGGTGGACCGATCAGCAACCGGGTCCAGCTGATGGTGAACCATCGCTACCTGGACGCGGCCCGATCCGCCCGAACGGGTTGAGCCGAGAATCGCCGTGCTGGTTGGGATTTTCGGTACCGTGAAGAGTGCCCGCCTTGGCTAACGTAACGGCGTGGACTATCACAAAGATCGGATCGAGCTGACCCGGGCCGCCGTCGAGGAACTCTTTGCGTCGCGGGTGATCGAACGCGACGGTGCGCCGGCCGTCACACCGTCGACTGTGTACGCGGTGTTCGACCGCAGCGGCATCCGGTACGGCGCCGGTTTCGGTGATCTTGGTGACGTCCGTACGCCGACGTTGCGGACCGCGTACCGGATCGCCTCCTGCACCAAGAGCTTTACGGCAGCCGCGTTGATGATCATCGTCGAACGCGGCTTGGTCGCGTTGGACGATCCGGTGGACCGCTACCTGCAGCTCGGGCCGCTGATCGGTCCGGACGGAACCGGTGCCTTCCCGGTCCTTCGACAGGCTCAGGATCCGTCGGGCGGCGTTGGTGTGAGCGCGCCGACGCTGCGCCAGCTGGCCGCGATGGCCGGCGGGCTGCCGACGGACGATCCGTGGGCCGATCGTCAGGAGTCCCTGTCCAGCAGGGCATTCCGGGAGTTATTGGCCGCCGGGATCCGGTTCGTCGCCGAGCCCGGTGAGCGCTACGAGTATTCCAACCTCGGCTTCGCGATGCTCGGCGCCGTGATCGAGACGGTGACCGGCCGCGACTACATCGGTTTTGTCACTGACGAGTTGATCAAGCCGCTCGGGTTGACCGGGATCGGCTACAGCGACGATCTCGCCGGTGTCGACGGCGTCGCGGTCGGTCATCGCAGGACAGGAGGGGAATGGGAGGCTCTGCCGTTCTCA belongs to Microlunatus elymi and includes:
- a CDS encoding IS256 family transposase, which encodes MPRTKRAPSDESTRDCNFNGVTPETKETPVTDVTSRDVAAADGQELSASDQQLVRELTDRARANGLQLTGQGGLLGRLTKMIVEGALEGEMDDHLGYAKHDPVGRDGGNSRNGYRAKTLLTEAGPVDVSVPRDRDGSFEPTIVAKRQRRLSGVEDLVISLSAKGLTTGEISAHLAEVYGAEVSKQTISTITDRVMEGLAAWQSRPLDPVYAVLFIDAIQVKIREGEVCNRPIYLALGVTADGERDVLGLWAGEHGDGEGAKYWLRVLTEIKNRGTNDVCMLVCDGLTGLPDAVSAVWDKTIVQTCIVHLLRNSFKYASKKDWGSVAKDLKPVYTAASEAEALDRFADFSSKWEKRYPAIIRLWTNAWAEFVPFLQFDREIRTVICTTNAIESINARLRRAVNARGHFPTEQAALKCLYLAIMSLDPTGRGRKRWTNRWKAALNAFDITFDGRLSAGRN
- a CDS encoding P-loop NTPase family protein — protein: MITSQSITSSGADILRSIAKTRQSFLVHALPQGAGKTTLVQAILAEVPDSVPRDEFFGTEEERQTLAAAEEPGYLLVAEIGHHGRPGYLAGPDVPRIFDLLTRGYSLASSLHADTVDQVFEVLAANGVPAAVAATVPYLITVRMIRNQAGTRVRRVVDEIHNLTTDGSGEPSAARLYRWDGQPEDAPNAWVEEPEHDHQGPRHHR
- a CDS encoding phytanoyl-CoA dioxygenase family protein; this encodes MTAVADSTQLPSVELTDSKPLLGSPHALLDRAERDGYLFFRGLLDRDKVLNVRRQIMQVVADHGWLEPGTEVMDGIADVDAFDRVDPTAAAFCGTGVPLDAYQDVYRIQDFHAIGHDPALLGLYDGLLGGNVLRQPLSIARVMVPGTETAPTPAHQDFIHIQGTKHVWTAWFPLGDCPVELGGLTVLVGSHADGLLTYHAAKGAGELEAYICNSGYNWGVADFRAGDVLTFTSLTVHRSQPNLPGEQVRLSLDLRYQRDDEPITYGSISPHCNILSWDEVYQGWTDESLQYYWRDRDLRLVDHDEELRWQKHKIC
- a CDS encoding prolyl oligopeptidase family serine peptidase, with the translated sequence MSNPISRRTVLAGSAAAAAVVSLPALPAYAHGRPSTAVTFTLNAEVLDGGEQVTSITLDTSRLGPIDARDISTDAFSVHATATLPKPLDEAGQVSYDVDRTITGVEVDHRGRIVLRLDYGEGKVGGSTLAYLVDQARNVVADLDYTIVQRTPIGARGHRQIMINKFEQGRLSDPEVDAFSYHVSDSGMNYRLYSPRGGSHYHRRSRRPLIIWLHGAGEGGMADGDYYDNETLLRANRGALGFATDEAQRIFGGAYVVAPQCPRAWMDDGPRFAPLIQEIIDEVSRRHPIDHDQVQVVGCSNGGYMTMKMTTVYPDEFAAAVPICGVVQSLTPGGPRLITDAELGAISTPTWLVASKDDPVVDPVANTEHAHDLIPHSLMSLYDHVIWNGYQFLGHFSWIYVARNDPRQHGMHIWQWMARQRR
- a CDS encoding multicopper oxidase domain-containing protein; the protein is MNKLGRGATAKIMQFVVAKKATDDSRIPSRLTDFEPLTAQQATVTREFEFKRGGAERDGMSLWNVVVKFYGYGKYVFHCHNLEHEDMAMMDNFEVV
- a CDS encoding multicopper oxidase family protein; the encoded protein is MLKSTAKLPAPFSVLLPIPPVLKPIRHGNTDHYQITQQVAKAEILPDLKTEIWGYNGIFPGSTIVSRRGRRTVVEHRNELPVPSVVHLHGGRTPHQDDGYPTDLVMPVGRWQGTTMDPHAGTISKGTKTYTYPLDQPAATLWYHDHRMDFTGPAVDRGLAGFHLVHDDEEDQLELPHGDRDIPLMIMDRSFAEDGSLHYPAVDQSYSKRPA
- a CDS encoding DUF1990 family protein; this translates as MAVVEALPAELVCELERAAYNYPEVGATRGDQFPGGYRALHESVTIRGGRKTFERLAGRLMTWRIHLDAGLRLQVSNPRPIESAVVIATLRLGPFPVRTRCRVVYVIKETNRVGFAYGTLPGHPERGEEQFLVELLDDDQVRFGLTAFSRNASVLALLGGPISNRVQLMVNHRYLDAARSARTG
- a CDS encoding serine hydrolase domain-containing protein, which gives rise to MDYHKDRIELTRAAVEELFASRVIERDGAPAVTPSTVYAVFDRSGIRYGAGFGDLGDVRTPTLRTAYRIASCTKSFTAAALMIIVERGLVALDDPVDRYLQLGPLIGPDGTGAFPVLRQAQDPSGGVGVSAPTLRQLAAMAGGLPTDDPWADRQESLSSRAFRELLAAGIRFVAEPGERYEYSNLGFAMLGAVIETVTGRDYIGFVTDELIKPLGLTGIGYSDDLAGVDGVAVGHRRTGGEWEALPFSAPGAFSPIGGVFASAAGLVDWIGWLSAAFDRGDDHDQPLGRLSRQLMQSIQTPYENNPGHHGYGLGLVVQEHPTHGRIVAHSGGYPGFGAHMRWHADSGIGVLAFENARYSQPMRPTTQALELILDEIARPGAEPSLWPETAAARLSIERLLRDWDDATAEKIFADNVALDEPMDRRRREIAELVAEVDLDDEVLPLLESAPSSRTPAQLSWTVPGGNGSLRCEISLNPANPPKVQRLVVRRG